A window of the Juglans microcarpa x Juglans regia isolate MS1-56 chromosome 5D, Jm3101_v1.0, whole genome shotgun sequence genome harbors these coding sequences:
- the LOC121265176 gene encoding uncharacterized protein LOC121265176, with product MPHRTRPMAALLLFTGLNVVLVSTITPVYDFVCFHPYWERRREQRCQERELASAKRSESTQNVMRG from the exons ATGCCACATAGAACTCGGCCTATGGCAGCCCTTTTGTTGTTTACTGGACTCAATGTTGTTCTAGTGTCAACCATTACTCCTGTCTATGATTTCGTGTGCTTCCATCCTTATTGGGAAAGAAGG AGAGAACAACGTTGTCAAGAGCGTGAACTTGCTTCGGCAAAGAGGTCCGAATCAACACAAAACGTTATGCGAGGTTGA